The following coding sequences are from one Oscarella lobularis chromosome 19, ooOscLobu1.1, whole genome shotgun sequence window:
- the LOC136198446 gene encoding uncharacterized protein, which translates to MILARDVIRLTLIIACVWRVQSSATTQRLTVRIINVFTSSDGVAATIYDGNGAPLINVSYNETKVVTLPPNSSIQVARGNERVNVTRRLESEAALVVSQSDQGDMQADLIQMNDRLSDASQSGHVQLAFFDASIKYSLDCSAVNVRTHELFQLSKGVKTDNYALTLVPIGDYEFKVFSNKKINHVDDFKNSMSSTNTVWGNFPVTSKFHLVIVHGNGKIPSEFPARMEIVPPPDPPIGQQRGPEVDLIIMNAVKRNGRLRVKKYAKPLRYGEWVVVRTYIEKGHTMTVSHTKFGDRQVTVKGDVPYVDGKCYLLAEVANRKSHYLFDCWQNRNIQISNTTSWLKIVNSLTKCSRMNVIGYGNISSKICKTNCEQLLLLSGDLAEGYAATAAFPSGLLQVKSYPYDNSIADDVEFLRRNGTTPEVYYPFQPRQTYFSALMGECENDAYPPQFVIAAALEPRLAPTVTATVHVINVFPSPNNAKVYYNGNLLLSIKYNETKRVLIEVNSSLEVTQGNERVNVAGRVESKGALVISQSSQGRLQVDLIQRSDSQSSKDQVEMIFYNASIGYSLDCFAVNSRLQKMFQLGKGVTQGKYNRTLLPPGDYEFKIFPSNKVRHIDNYKNFLPSTKPMTGNFLLASKWNLFVVYGNGKLPNEYPARMTIAPQPNPSTTPHFAPKVELIIMNTVRSSGQFRVKNYTMNSLRYGRWIILHEYIEKGQTLIANHTDFGEKSVKVTGNVPYAEGKCVLLADLVNKKVQYTFNCWKNSNISVSSSTSWLFSISALEECKNGTEILAYGNVSKEFCTKKSCTQLLLVADNLHAGYGVHASFPPGRLEMKVFLAGTTVDLETYQLNTGLTPNVYQDFEPGETYFSALIGECGNDLYPPRYVIVSGTKRELLSPSPSSSSPSSPSPSSSPPSSSSPSFPLTSPTTPTPSFAFIVFPSYQIVALMTALALI; encoded by the exons ATGATCCTCGCCCGCGACGTCATTCGACTGACCCTCATAATAGCATGCGTTTGGCGTGTGCAGTCGAGTGCGACGACACAGCGCTTGACCGTTCGCATAATCAACGTTTTTACGAGTTCCGACGGAGTTGCCGCCACGATttacgacggcaacggcgcgCCACTTATCAACGTATCGTACAACGAAACAAAAGTCGTAACCCTCCCACCCAACTCGTCGATTCAAGTCGCTCGAGGAAACG AACGTGTCAATGTGACGCGGCGCCTCGAGTCGGAAGCCGCCCTAGTCGTCAGCCAAAGTGATCAAGGCGACATGCAAGCCGACCTCATTCAAATGAACGATCGTCTGTCTGATGCTTCTCAATCGGGCCACGTCCAGCTGGCATTTTTTGATGCCAGTATCAAATACAGTTTGG ATTGTTCTGCtgtgaacgttcgaacccaCGAACTGTTTCAGTTGAGCAAAGGGGTCAAAACAGACAATTACGCCCTAACACTAGTGCCCATAGGTGACTATGAATTCAAG GTTTTTTCCAACAAAAAGATCAaccacgtcgacgactttaAAAATTCTATGTCCAGCACGAACACAGTTTGGGGCAATTTTCCGGTTACGAGTAAGTTTCACTTGGTTATCGTCCATGGCAATGGAAAGATTCCAAGCGAGTTCCCTGCTCGCATGGAAATCGTTCCCCCACCCGATCCCCCTATTGGTCAACAACGCGGGCCGGAAGTggatttaattattatgaACGCCGTTAAAAGAAACGGTCGACTCCGAGTCAAAAAATATGCAAAACCGCTTCGCTACGGGGAATGGGTCGTCGTGCGTACGTACATCGAAAAGGGGCACACTATGACGGTATCTCATACGAAATTCGGAG ATCGTCAAGTGACAGTTAAGGGCGACGTTCcgtacgtcgacggcaaatgTTATCTTCTTGCCGAAGTCGCTAATCGAAAGAGTCATTACTTATTCGATTGCTGGCAAAACCGGAATATCCAAATATCTAACACTACGTCTTGGCTTAAGATAGTGAATTCGCTGACAAAGTGCAGTAGAATGA ATGTGATTGGATACGGAAACATAAGCAGTAAGATTTGCAAAACAAACTGCGAACaacttctgcttctttccgGAGATCTGGCGGAAGGCTACGCCGCTACAGCGGCATTTCCATCCGGACTACTCCAAGTGAAG TCCTATCCATACGACAATTCAAttgcagacgacgtcgaatttcttcgcAGAAATGGAACAACGCCAGAAGTTTATTATCCCTTTCAACCGCGCCAAACGTATTTCAGTGCGCTTATGGGCGAGTGCGAGAACGATGCTTATCCCCCTCAGTTCGTCATCGCTGCAGCTTTGGAGCCCCGTCTTGCGCCTACCGTTACCGCTACCGTGCACGTCATTAACGTCTTCCCGAGTCCTAACAATGCGAAGGTCTACTACAACGGCAATCTGCTTCTTAGCATCAAGTACAACGAGACAAAACGTGTGTTAATTGAGGTCAATTCGTCATTGGAGGTTACACAAGGGAACG agAGAGTCAATGTGGCCGGACGTGTCGAGTCTAAAGGCGCTTTGGTAATTAGCCAAAGTTCCCAGGGCCGTTTACAAGTCGATCTAATTCAACGGAGCGATAGTCAGTCCAGTAAGGATCAAGTAGAAATGATATTCTACAATGCTAGCATTGGCTACAGTTTGG ATTGCTTCGCTGTGAATAGTCGTTTGCAAAAAATGTTTCAGTTGGGGAAAGGGGTTACACAGGGCAAATATAACCGAACGCTATTACCACCAGGTGACTACGAATTCAAG ATTTTCCCCAGTAATAAAGTCCGTCACATTGACAACTACAAAAATTTCTTGCCAAGTACTAAGCCAATGACTGGTAATTTTCTGTTAGCGAGCAAGTGGAATCTTTTCGTTGTCTACGGCAACGGAAAATTACCGAACGAGTATCCGGCTCGTATGACAATCGCCCCTCAACCAAATCCGTCCACTACCCCCCACTTCGCTCCCAAAGTGGAGCTCATAATAATGAACACAGTCAGAAGCAGCGGTCAATTTAGAGTCAAAAACTACACAATGAACTCACTTCGCTACGGACGATGGATCATCTTGCACGAATACATTGAAAAGGGGCAGACACTCATCGCAAATCATACTGATTTTGGAG AAAAGTCGGTCAAGGTGACGGGAAACGTTCCGTACGCGGAGGGAAAATGTGTTCTTCTGGCTGACTTGGTGAACAAAAAAGTTCAATACACTTTCAACTGCTGGAAAAACAGCAATATCAGCGTATCGAGTAGCACGTCTTGGCTATTCTCAATCAGTGCACTTGAAGAATGCAAAAACGGAACGG AAATACTTGCATATGGAAACGTGAGCAAGGAATTCTGCACAAAAAAGTCCTGCACACAACTtctgctcgtcgccgataATTTACACGCGGGCTACGGAGTCCACGCGTCATTTCCACCAGGACGCCTCGAAATGAAG GTCTTCCTAGCCGGCACCACTGTCGACCTAGAAACCTACCAACTTAACACGGGATTAACCCCGAACGTCTATCAAGACTTTGAGCCCGGGGAAACGTATTTCAGCGCGCTTATAGGCGAATGCGGCAACGATCTCTACCCTCCTCGCTATGTCATCGTCTCCGGAACGAAAAGGGAACTTCTTTCGCCGtccccttcgtcgtcgtccccttcgtcgccgtccccttcgtcgtcgcccccttcgtcgtcgtctccttcgtttccgcTCACGAGTCCTACCACTCCTACGCcctctttcgctttcattGTGTTCCCTAGCTATCAGATCGTCGCTCTAATGACCGCTCTTGCACTCATCTAA